The proteins below are encoded in one region of Halalkalicoccus jeotgali B3:
- a CDS encoding glutathione S-transferase family protein, which translates to MNQLVDGEWRTDVYETTNDEGAFERQETTFRDRIGEEFPAESGRYHLYVSYACPWAHRTLLARSLKGLEEAISVSVVDPFRDAEGWQFSPEKEGCTEDPVMNADYLRELYVRADPDVTCRVTVPVLWDKEEETIVNNESREVLRMLDTEFEAYATHEVDLFPEGYREEVDEIIDAIYEPINNGVYRAGFASSQEAYDEAIDDLFSALEHWDSVLADRRYLAGDRLTEADICLFTTLIRFDQVYHTHFMCNVMQIQDYDHLWPYLRDLYQTAGVAETVEMDHIKEHYYTTHPDVTPSRIVARGPDLDFTAPHDRDALAGESSEALVR; encoded by the coding sequence GTGAATCAACTGGTCGACGGCGAGTGGCGCACAGACGTCTATGAGACGACGAACGACGAGGGGGCTTTCGAGCGCCAGGAGACGACCTTTCGCGACCGGATCGGCGAGGAGTTTCCCGCCGAATCGGGTCGGTATCACCTCTACGTCTCCTATGCCTGCCCGTGGGCCCACCGCACCCTGCTCGCACGGTCGTTGAAAGGGCTCGAAGAGGCGATCTCTGTCTCGGTCGTTGATCCGTTCCGGGACGCCGAGGGCTGGCAGTTCAGCCCCGAGAAGGAGGGCTGCACCGAGGACCCGGTGATGAACGCGGACTACCTCCGGGAGCTCTACGTCCGGGCGGACCCTGACGTGACCTGTCGTGTAACCGTGCCGGTGCTCTGGGACAAAGAAGAAGAGACCATCGTCAACAACGAATCCCGCGAGGTATTGCGGATGCTCGACACCGAATTCGAGGCGTACGCGACCCACGAGGTCGACCTCTTCCCGGAGGGCTACCGCGAGGAAGTCGACGAGATCATCGACGCGATCTACGAACCGATCAACAACGGCGTCTATCGGGCCGGCTTTGCGAGCTCACAGGAGGCCTACGACGAGGCCATCGACGACCTCTTTTCGGCCCTAGAGCACTGGGACTCGGTCCTTGCCGACCGGCGCTACCTCGCAGGCGATCGCCTCACCGAGGCCGACATCTGTCTGTTCACCACGCTGATCCGGTTCGATCAGGTCTATCACACGCACTTCATGTGTAACGTCATGCAGATCCAGGATTACGACCACCTCTGGCCGTACCTGCGCGATCTGTATCAGACCGCCGGCGTCGCCGAGACGGTGGAGATGGACCACATCAAGGAACACTACTACACGACCCATCCGGACGTGACCCCGTCGCGGATCGTCGCGCGCGGCCCGGATCTGGACTTCACCGCCCCTCACGACCGGGATGCATTGGCCGGAGAGTCGTCCGAGGCGCTAGTCCGGTAG
- a CDS encoding FAD-dependent monooxygenase codes for MDSESETEVVIVGAGPGGCLLAYLLARSGIETVLIERHATLDREFRGYLFQPRALEVFEQLGLLESVLGLAHERVSRPEVVVYGRPYRTIDFAALDGAYDYALLMEQPPLLEMLIERASAFPNFEYHDRLPARDLLYEGERVVGLLATNRRTGEAVRIRSRLVVGADGRYSTVRSAAAIDSGRLDSKLDLLWFKLPADAVGEIAQGRYGEAGLLLYFGLGGGVAQAGWFIPRGSYSDLREAGIEALRERIASVDPGLDGVLPDALEGFEDCTLLRIEPGISERWVEDGLLLLGDAAHIASPVGGQGNALALADAVVAHEVIARTLSLDPGDGPLPACALGRYETRRRPAVEEIVRTQRRVERALTALVLYGGRVPKPLRRPLLRALFSLAPHTPGSGRTAELFAFGAEPVRVDDSWFVRPESERSSGRRL; via the coding sequence ATGGATAGCGAGAGCGAGACGGAGGTGGTCATCGTCGGCGCCGGGCCGGGAGGCTGCCTGCTGGCCTATCTGCTCGCCCGGAGCGGTATCGAGACGGTCCTGATCGAGCGCCACGCCACGCTGGACCGGGAGTTTCGCGGCTACCTGTTCCAGCCGCGCGCGCTCGAAGTCTTCGAGCAACTGGGGCTTCTAGAGAGCGTCCTCGGACTGGCCCACGAACGGGTCTCGCGCCCGGAGGTGGTGGTCTACGGCCGGCCCTACCGAACCATCGATTTCGCGGCACTCGACGGTGCGTACGACTACGCGCTGTTGATGGAACAGCCGCCGCTCTTGGAGATGCTCATCGAGCGCGCCAGCGCGTTCCCGAACTTCGAGTACCACGACCGGCTGCCGGCCCGAGACCTGTTGTACGAGGGCGAGCGCGTCGTAGGCCTGCTCGCGACCAACCGCCGGACCGGCGAGGCGGTACGGATCCGCTCGCGGCTCGTCGTCGGCGCGGACGGGCGCTACTCCACGGTTCGGAGCGCAGCCGCGATCGACTCCGGCAGGCTGGACTCGAAGCTCGATCTGCTGTGGTTCAAGCTCCCGGCCGACGCCGTCGGCGAGATCGCACAGGGTCGGTACGGCGAGGCCGGCCTCCTACTCTACTTCGGGCTCGGCGGTGGTGTCGCCCAGGCCGGCTGGTTCATCCCGCGGGGGAGCTACAGCGATCTCCGCGAGGCGGGAATCGAGGCGCTTCGCGAGCGGATTGCGAGTGTCGATCCCGGCCTCGACGGGGTGTTGCCCGACGCACTCGAGGGGTTCGAGGACTGCACTCTACTGCGGATCGAACCCGGGATCAGCGAGCGGTGGGTCGAGGACGGACTCCTCCTGCTGGGCGATGCGGCCCACATCGCCTCGCCGGTCGGCGGGCAGGGCAATGCCCTGGCGCTCGCGGACGCCGTCGTCGCCCACGAAGTGATCGCCCGCACGCTCTCGCTCGATCCCGGCGACGGCCCGCTTCCCGCTTGCGCGCTCGGGCGCTACGAGACGCGCCGCCGTCCCGCCGTCGAAGAGATAGTACGAACGCAACGCCGGGTCGAACGGGCGTTGACGGCGCTGGTGCTGTACGGCGGGCGGGTCCCGAAACCGCTCCGACGGCCCCTCCTGCGAGCGCTGTTCTCGCTCGCGCCGCACACGCCCGGTTCGGGGCGAACGGCCGAACTGTTCGCCTTTGGGGCCGAGCCGGTCCGCGTGGACGACTCGTGGTTCGTCCGGCCGGAATCCGAACGCTCTTCCGGGAGACGTCTCT